In a single window of the Deinococcus aetherius genome:
- a CDS encoding GNAT family N-acetyltransferase, with amino-acid sequence MAPLLVRPATPADFPALRPMLLDMGFVEDETALAARFPSFCQREDFALLVAEDEAGRLLGHAAVHDYGPHLRSGNSGRTAKLDDLYTVPDARRQGVARTLMCAVEDWARARPLRYVFWYANEHSATPAYERMGYRAAEAGQEGYRFFEIDLGAPDTRTPHPLRGS; translated from the coding sequence ATGGCCCCGCTCCTCGTCCGCCCCGCCACGCCCGCCGACTTTCCCGCCCTGCGCCCCATGCTGCTCGACATGGGCTTCGTGGAGGACGAAACGGCACTGGCCGCCCGCTTTCCCTCCTTCTGCCAGAGGGAGGACTTCGCCTTGCTGGTGGCTGAGGACGAGGCGGGCAGGCTCCTCGGGCACGCCGCCGTCCACGATTACGGCCCCCACCTCCGCTCAGGGAATTCCGGCCGCACTGCCAAGCTGGACGACCTCTACACAGTTCCGGATGCTCGAAGGCAGGGTGTAGCCCGGACCCTCATGTGCGCGGTGGAGGATTGGGCCCGCGCCCGGCCCCTGCGCTACGTCTTCTGGTATGCGAACGAGCACAGCGCCACGCCTGCCTACGAGCGGATGGGCTACCGGGCGGCAGAGGCCGGGCAGGAGGGCTACCGTTTCTTCGAGATCGACCTCGGAGCCCCAGACACGCGCACCCCTCATCCCCTGCGCGGCTCGTAA
- a CDS encoding NUDIX hydrolase: MGTLSLPPQATRVGLAVDVAAFAMHAGELRVLLVQRGELPHARDWALPGGFVQPGEALHEAALRELRTETTVELEPRHLEQFYTFGEPSRDPRGRIVSVAHLAVLPHGTVRVTGGGHTLGADWFPAHHPPRLAFDHAAILDRAIGRLQLRLEYANLALEFLPDAFTLPELQTVYEGVLDRSLDKRNFRKRILAQGILAASGERRSGVGRPAQLYRRAKGARTAAL, from the coding sequence ATGGGGACACTCTCGCTTCCGCCGCAGGCCACGCGGGTGGGGCTGGCCGTGGACGTGGCGGCCTTTGCGATGCACGCGGGGGAGTTGCGCGTGCTGCTCGTTCAGCGCGGGGAGCTGCCCCACGCCCGCGACTGGGCGCTGCCCGGCGGCTTCGTGCAGCCGGGAGAAGCCCTGCACGAGGCGGCGCTGCGCGAGCTGCGTACCGAGACGACGGTGGAACTCGAACCCCGGCACCTGGAGCAGTTCTACACCTTCGGGGAGCCCAGCCGCGATCCGCGCGGGCGCATCGTGTCGGTCGCGCACCTTGCGGTGTTGCCGCACGGCACCGTGCGCGTGACGGGCGGCGGGCACACTCTGGGCGCCGACTGGTTCCCGGCCCACCACCCGCCCCGGCTGGCCTTCGACCACGCGGCCATTCTCGACCGGGCGATAGGGCGGCTGCAACTGCGGCTGGAGTACGCCAACCTGGCGCTCGAATTCCTGCCCGACGCCTTTACCCTCCCCGAACTCCAGACGGTGTACGAGGGGGTTCTCGACCGCTCACTCGACAAGCGCAACTTCCGCAAGCGCATCCTGGCCCAGGGCATTCTCGCCGCCAGCGGGGAGCGGCGCAGCGGGGTGGGGCGGCCCGCGCAGCTCTACCGGCGGGCGAAGGGGGCGAGGACGGCGGCGCTGTGA
- a CDS encoding DNA-binding protein: MAKNAAVDLTIPEDVRENARKGLGLREEYGYGGTEVGEGTAELLAAGGKVTEEQVRHIAQYFPRHAHDNLGETEEQGKPSRGYIAWLLWGGDEGRAWSERAVEALDREA, translated from the coding sequence ATGGCGAAGAACGCGGCGGTGGACCTGACGATTCCCGAGGACGTGCGCGAGAACGCGAGAAAGGGCCTGGGGCTGCGCGAGGAGTACGGCTACGGCGGCACCGAGGTCGGCGAGGGAACGGCCGAACTCCTCGCGGCGGGCGGCAAAGTGACCGAGGAGCAGGTGCGCCACATCGCCCAGTACTTCCCCCGCCACGCCCACGACAACCTCGGCGAGACGGAGGAGCAGGGCAAGCCCTCGCGCGGCTACATCGCCTGGCTCCTGTGGGGTGGCGACGAGGGGCGGGCCTGGAGCGAGCGGGCGGTGGAGGCGCTGGACCGGGAGGCGTGA
- a CDS encoding GNAT family N-acetyltransferase has product MTHAQSPLPPAPLAEWLARVTLTGRHISLVPLAEEHAPDLHAGADEDTYALLARGGPETRTQEGWAAYITRLNALPGRINWAVLRGERAVGRISYSEVRPADRWAEIGTMLVPAAQGTTANPEAKLLLMTRAFERLGANRVHFKVDARNARSLRALAKLGAVREGTLRQFQVRPDGYARDSVMFSVLSGEWPGVKAGLEARLDALAAGRPTR; this is encoded by the coding sequence GTGACGCACGCGCAGAGTCCCCTTCCCCCCGCCCCGCTCGCCGAGTGGCTGGCCCGCGTGACGCTGACGGGGCGGCATATCTCCCTGGTGCCTCTGGCGGAGGAGCACGCGCCCGACCTGCACGCGGGGGCCGACGAGGACACCTACGCGCTCCTCGCGCGGGGGGGGCCGGAGACGCGCACCCAGGAGGGCTGGGCGGCGTACATCACGCGGCTGAACGCCCTGCCGGGCCGCATCAACTGGGCCGTGCTGCGCGGGGAGCGGGCCGTCGGGCGCATCAGCTACAGCGAGGTCAGGCCCGCCGACCGCTGGGCGGAGATCGGCACCATGCTCGTGCCCGCCGCACAGGGGACCACCGCGAACCCGGAGGCGAAGCTGCTCCTGATGACGCGCGCCTTCGAGCGGCTGGGGGCGAACCGGGTGCACTTCAAGGTGGACGCCCGCAACGCCCGCAGCCTGCGCGCGCTTGCCAAGCTCGGCGCGGTGCGGGAGGGCACCCTGCGGCAATTTCAGGTGCGGCCCGACGGCTACGCCCGCGACAGCGTGATGTTCAGCGTGCTGAGCGGCGAGTGGCCCGGGGTGAAGGCGGGGCTTGAGGCGCGGCTGGACGCCCTCGCGGCTGGCCGACCGACGCGATGA
- a CDS encoding DUF805 domain-containing protein, which produces MVVLQLPYYTTGTAQMAAGESLSGLPLVSLILSAVYGLATFLPTLAVNIRRLHDTGRSGWWYLIAFVPLVGGIVLLIFAVMDSQPGTNKWGPNPKGVGSAAGNAAW; this is translated from the coding sequence GTGGTGGTCCTCCAGCTGCCCTACTACACCACGGGCACCGCCCAGATGGCCGCCGGAGAGTCCCTGTCCGGCCTTCCCCTGGTCAGCCTGATCCTGTCCGCCGTGTACGGCCTCGCCACGTTCCTTCCCACGCTGGCGGTCAATATCCGCCGCTTGCACGACACCGGGCGCAGCGGGTGGTGGTATCTGATCGCCTTCGTGCCGCTTGTCGGCGGCATCGTCCTCCTGATCTTCGCGGTCATGGACAGCCAGCCCGGGACCAACAAGTGGGGGCCGAACCCCAAGGGCGTGGGGAGCGCGGCGGGCAACGCGGCCTGGTAA
- a CDS encoding glycerophosphodiester phosphodiesterase yields the protein MRSPLLALLVLLLSGCKAASPPPNPFLQGRTLSIAHQGGEGVRPSNTMLAYRHAVRLGVDMLEMDMHATRDGELVMSHDPTLDRLTDTRGRIADMTLGQVLAADAGDRFSPDGGRTFPYRGRGVRVAQLSEVLAAFPNTLLTVELKQETPSVAAPFCRALRQAGATSRVIAASFSDRALGEFRKECPEVATSMTERELRPLVLLSKVGLARQARLPGRVAQVPVRAGGITVVTPSFVHAMHRRGVAVQVWTINDPCEMRRLIRMGVDGIITDRPDLLKTVLAEEGQAGS from the coding sequence ATGAGAAGCCCGCTGCTCGCCCTGCTGGTCCTCCTGCTGAGCGGATGCAAGGCGGCGAGCCCGCCCCCCAATCCCTTCCTCCAGGGACGCACATTGAGCATTGCCCACCAGGGGGGCGAGGGGGTGCGGCCCAGCAACACCATGCTCGCGTACCGCCACGCCGTCCGCCTCGGGGTGGACATGCTGGAGATGGACATGCACGCCACCCGTGACGGCGAACTGGTGATGTCGCATGACCCCACCCTGGACCGCCTGACGGACACGCGGGGCCGGATCGCGGACATGACGCTCGGGCAGGTCCTCGCCGCCGACGCCGGGGACAGGTTCTCCCCGGACGGCGGCCGGACCTTCCCCTACCGTGGGCGGGGCGTGCGGGTCGCGCAGCTTTCGGAGGTGCTGGCGGCCTTCCCGAACACGCTCCTGACGGTCGAACTCAAGCAGGAGACGCCGAGCGTCGCCGCCCCGTTCTGCCGGGCCCTGCGGCAGGCCGGGGCCACCTCCCGCGTGATCGCCGCGAGCTTCAGCGACCGGGCGCTGGGCGAGTTCCGAAAGGAGTGCCCCGAGGTCGCCACGAGCATGACGGAGCGCGAGTTACGCCCCCTGGTGCTGCTGAGTAAGGTAGGACTCGCGCGGCAGGCCCGCCTGCCCGGTCGCGTGGCCCAGGTGCCGGTACGGGCGGGGGGCATCACAGTCGTCACGCCCAGTTTCGTGCACGCCATGCACCGCCGGGGCGTGGCCGTGCAGGTCTGGACGATCAACGACCCGTGCGAGATGCGCCGCCTGATCCGCATGGGCGTGGACGGCATCATCACCGACCGGCCCGACCTGCTGAAGACGGTGCTGGCGGAAGAGGGGCAGGCCGGGTCGTAG
- the infC gene encoding translation initiation factor IF-3 translates to MITIAKEHKVNEQIRVRQIRLIGAEGEQVGIIDTRDALSMAREKGLDLVMVSPQAVPPVCRLLDYGRFRYEQQQNEKENRKRARAQEVKAIKFRVKIDDHDFDTKTGHVRRFLEEGHKVKVTIMFRGRERTHPELGERILHRVAETLADIGAPEGMPSMMGMDMNMIMAPKVSAVPRRPTEPNESGVAINA, encoded by the coding sequence GTGATCACAATAGCGAAAGAACACAAGGTCAACGAGCAGATTCGCGTTCGCCAGATTCGGTTAATCGGCGCGGAGGGTGAGCAGGTAGGCATCATCGACACGCGCGACGCCCTCAGCATGGCGCGTGAGAAGGGCCTGGACCTCGTGATGGTGAGTCCCCAGGCCGTGCCGCCCGTCTGCCGCCTGCTCGACTATGGCCGGTTCCGCTACGAGCAGCAGCAGAACGAGAAGGAAAACCGCAAGCGGGCCCGCGCTCAGGAAGTCAAGGCAATCAAGTTCCGGGTCAAGATCGACGACCACGACTTCGACACCAAGACCGGGCACGTGCGCCGCTTCCTGGAGGAGGGCCACAAGGTCAAGGTCACCATCATGTTCCGTGGCCGCGAGCGCACCCACCCCGAACTGGGCGAGCGCATCCTGCACCGCGTCGCCGAGACCCTGGCCGACATCGGCGCCCCTGAGGGGATGCCCAGCATGATGGGCATGGACATGAACATGATCATGGCCCCCAAGGTTAGCGCGGTCCCCCGGCGCCCCACCGAGCCCAATGAGAGCGGCGTCGCCATCAACGCCTGA
- a CDS encoding sensor histidine kinase gives MTDQEGSSPPGRQGVPVAEVGTHPQPSGGTRGPSLFDGAPVASFLLDGQGRILEVNRRGGALLGFDREALLGQPLGRFVAPASRPPLDALLKRVLDAPAVQSDEIEVPGAEGTPRALLLDAVAHGESGCYLVATDVTPYREAQRALQSGHADLSGQLRERTARARALNEELEHVVTSFIRQLQEPTSRAMNVLGLLRRALGEPPEGVTRPLLHIERALQQIVALYESVDRYMQARGLQARIRPVDLNAVLREVLKDVRLLLADRNVQITHDPLPVVQGDSQALFLILNEYISNALKFTRTREEARLHILVEETDSAFHIGVRDNGVGFDPRGQGRLFRLFERQHPSSRYEGSGLGLAVVRRTCERFGGRVWGEGQPDQGATFWFAWPKRPVVLE, from the coding sequence ATGACTGACCAAGAGGGAAGCTCACCTCCCGGCCGTCAGGGTGTTCCCGTGGCGGAGGTCGGGACTCATCCGCAGCCTTCCGGGGGGACGAGGGGACCCTCCCTGTTCGACGGGGCGCCCGTCGCCTCCTTCCTGCTGGACGGCCAGGGGCGGATTCTGGAGGTCAACCGGCGCGGCGGCGCCCTGCTCGGGTTCGACCGCGAGGCGCTGCTGGGCCAGCCGCTCGGCCGGTTCGTCGCCCCCGCCTCCCGGCCACCCCTCGACGCGCTGCTCAAGAGGGTCCTCGACGCGCCCGCCGTGCAGAGCGACGAGATCGAGGTGCCCGGGGCGGAGGGCACCCCCCGGGCCCTGCTCCTCGACGCCGTCGCCCACGGGGAGAGTGGCTGCTATCTCGTCGCCACCGATGTCACGCCCTACCGGGAGGCGCAGCGGGCCCTGCAGAGCGGGCACGCGGACCTGAGCGGGCAGCTTCGGGAGCGCACCGCCCGGGCCCGCGCCCTGAACGAGGAACTGGAACACGTCGTCACCAGCTTCATCCGGCAGCTTCAGGAGCCGACGAGCCGGGCGATGAACGTCCTCGGCCTGCTGCGCCGCGCCCTGGGCGAGCCGCCGGAGGGGGTCACCCGGCCGCTGCTGCACATCGAGCGGGCCTTGCAGCAGATCGTCGCGCTGTACGAGTCGGTGGACCGCTACATGCAGGCCCGGGGGCTCCAGGCCCGCATTCGCCCGGTGGACCTGAACGCCGTGCTGCGGGAAGTGCTCAAGGACGTGCGTCTCCTGCTGGCCGACCGCAACGTCCAGATCACCCACGACCCCCTGCCGGTCGTGCAGGGCGACAGTCAGGCGCTGTTCCTGATCCTCAACGAGTACATCTCGAACGCTCTGAAGTTCACCCGGACGCGCGAGGAGGCGCGGCTGCACATCCTGGTCGAGGAGACCGACTCGGCGTTTCACATCGGTGTCCGGGACAACGGGGTGGGCTTCGACCCGCGCGGGCAGGGACGCCTCTTCCGGCTCTTCGAGCGCCAGCACCCGTCCAGCCGGTACGAGGGGTCGGGGCTGGGGCTGGCGGTCGTCCGGCGCACCTGCGAACGCTTCGGGGGCCGGGTCTGGGGCGAGGGGCAGCCGGACCAGGGGGCGACCTTCTGGTTCGCGTGGCCCAAGCGGCCCGTCGTGCTGGAGTAG
- the thrS gene encoding threonine--tRNA ligase produces the protein MHVTLPDGKQLDLPEKATALDAARAIGPRLAQDALAASANGDLVDLMTPLPEGASVSLITKKNPADAAPVFRHSLGHVMSQAVGEFYRARGYGPEAVKRGVGPAIENGWYQDFDLPEPLREEDLPEIERIMREIIARELPFSRREVSKEEALAQFAHDPYKGELIRDLSGDEPITLYQQGDYVDLCRGPHFPNTGRLPTAFKLMSTSGAYWRGNEKNPILQRVYGVAFATGKELDEYLHNLEEARRRDHRRLGKELELFTIDPLVGKGLPLWLPNGTILREELTRFLREQQFQRGYQGVVTPNIGNLDLWRTSGHYQNYSDSNFSPITVDDEQYMLKPMNCPFHIRIYASKPRSYRDLPVRLAEFGTVYRYEQSGELNGLTRVRGFTQDDAHLFTRPDQLKKEFLDTLDLTVLVLRTFGLTDVRFRVGTRDPGDSKYVGSEENWNTAEAQIIEATEEVGLPYTVEPGDAAFYGPKLDFVVKDVLGREWQLGTIQVDYNLPERFDITYTGEDGQDHRPVMIHRAPFGSLERFVGILIEHYGGDFPLWLAPRQIVLIPIADRHNAYAETLAGEFKSAGLRAEVDDSTNRMNAKVRNAELAKIPVMLVVGDREEERREVSVRERTPEGHKERKGVPFDELLAELQERYRTRI, from the coding sequence ATGCACGTCACCCTCCCCGACGGAAAACAACTCGACCTGCCCGAGAAGGCCACCGCCCTCGACGCCGCCAGGGCCATCGGTCCCCGCCTCGCCCAGGACGCGCTGGCCGCCTCCGCGAACGGCGACCTCGTGGACCTGATGACACCCCTTCCCGAGGGCGCCAGCGTCAGCCTGATCACGAAGAAGAACCCGGCGGACGCCGCCCCCGTCTTCCGCCACTCGCTCGGCCACGTCATGAGCCAGGCGGTCGGCGAGTTCTACCGCGCCAGGGGCTACGGCCCCGAGGCGGTCAAGCGCGGTGTGGGCCCCGCCATCGAGAACGGCTGGTACCAGGACTTCGACCTCCCCGAGCCCCTGCGCGAGGAGGACCTGCCCGAGATCGAGCGGATCATGCGCGAGATCATCGCCCGTGAGTTGCCCTTCTCCCGCCGCGAGGTGAGCAAGGAGGAGGCGCTGGCGCAGTTCGCCCACGACCCCTACAAGGGAGAACTCATCCGCGACCTTTCGGGGGACGAGCCCATCACCCTCTACCAGCAGGGCGACTACGTGGACCTGTGCCGGGGCCCGCACTTCCCGAACACGGGGAGGCTCCCGACCGCCTTCAAGCTAATGAGCACGAGCGGCGCGTACTGGCGGGGGAACGAGAAGAACCCGATCCTCCAGCGCGTGTACGGCGTCGCCTTCGCCACCGGGAAAGAACTCGACGAGTACTTGCACAACTTGGAGGAGGCCAGGCGGCGCGACCACCGCCGCCTGGGCAAGGAACTCGAACTCTTCACCATCGACCCCCTCGTGGGCAAAGGGCTGCCGCTGTGGCTGCCGAATGGCACGATTCTGCGTGAGGAGCTGACCCGCTTCCTGCGCGAGCAGCAGTTCCAGCGGGGTTATCAGGGCGTCGTGACGCCGAACATCGGCAACCTGGACCTGTGGCGCACGAGCGGGCATTACCAGAACTACAGCGACAGCAACTTCAGCCCCATCACCGTGGACGATGAGCAGTACATGCTCAAGCCCATGAACTGCCCTTTCCACATTCGCATCTACGCCTCAAAGCCGCGCTCCTACCGTGACCTGCCCGTGCGCCTCGCCGAGTTCGGGACCGTCTACCGCTACGAGCAGTCCGGCGAGCTGAACGGCCTGACCCGGGTGCGGGGTTTCACCCAGGACGATGCCCATCTCTTTACGCGGCCCGACCAGCTCAAAAAGGAGTTTCTGGACACGCTCGACCTCACGGTGCTCGTGCTGCGGACTTTCGGCCTAACCGATGTGCGCTTCCGGGTAGGCACCCGAGACCCGGGGGACAGCAAGTATGTGGGCAGCGAAGAGAACTGGAACACTGCTGAAGCTCAAATCATCGAGGCGACCGAGGAGGTCGGGCTGCCCTACACCGTCGAGCCCGGTGACGCGGCCTTCTACGGCCCCAAGCTCGACTTCGTGGTGAAGGACGTGCTGGGCCGCGAGTGGCAGCTCGGGACGATCCAGGTGGACTACAACCTCCCCGAACGCTTCGACATCACCTACACGGGCGAGGACGGCCAGGACCACCGACCCGTCATGATCCACCGCGCCCCCTTCGGAAGCCTGGAACGCTTCGTGGGCATCCTGATCGAGCACTACGGCGGCGACTTCCCGCTGTGGCTCGCCCCCCGGCAGATCGTCCTGATCCCCATCGCCGACCGCCACAACGCCTACGCGGAGACGCTGGCGGGAGAGTTCAAGTCGGCGGGCCTGCGCGCCGAGGTGGACGACTCCACCAACCGAATGAACGCCAAGGTCCGCAACGCCGAACTCGCCAAGATTCCCGTCATGCTGGTCGTCGGCGACCGCGAGGAGGAGCGGCGCGAGGTCAGTGTTCGCGAGCGCACCCCCGAAGGGCACAAGGAACGCAAGGGCGTGCCCTTCGACGAGCTTCTGGCCGAGTTGCAGGAGCGGTACCGCACGCGCATCTGA
- a CDS encoding glutaredoxin family protein: MIKMYTTSWCPDCHAAKRALNSKGIAYEEINIEQDERAAEYVMSVNGGRRSVPTLVSGDVAQSLSGFRPQKLDAFLAAAGL, translated from the coding sequence ATGATCAAGATGTACACGACGAGCTGGTGCCCCGACTGCCACGCCGCCAAGCGCGCCCTGAACTCCAAGGGCATCGCCTACGAGGAGATCAACATCGAGCAGGACGAGCGGGCGGCCGAATACGTGATGAGTGTGAACGGCGGCCGCCGGAGCGTGCCCACCCTCGTTAGCGGCGACGTCGCTCAGAGCCTCAGCGGCTTCCGCCCGCAGAAGCTCGACGCTTTTCTGGCGGCGGCCGGGCTCTGA
- the recR gene encoding recombination mediator RecR, which translates to MKYPPSLVALIRELSRLPGIGPKSAQRLAFHLFEQPREDIERLAGALLSAKRELHTCPVCFNITDAELCDVCSDSSRDQGTICVVEEPGDVIAIERSGEYRGLYHVLHGVLSPMNGVGPDRLHIRPLLPRVQEGMEVILATGTTVEGDATALYLQRLLEPLGATVSRIAYGLPVGGALEYADEVTLGRALSGRQRVSQPPAFPPRRDDEPDGAAPVPSPR; encoded by the coding sequence ATGAAGTACCCGCCTTCGCTGGTGGCCTTGATCCGGGAACTCTCGCGGCTGCCGGGGATCGGGCCGAAGAGTGCGCAGCGGCTCGCCTTTCACCTGTTCGAACAGCCCAGGGAGGACATCGAGCGGCTGGCGGGGGCGCTGCTCTCGGCCAAGCGGGAGCTGCACACCTGCCCGGTCTGCTTCAACATCACGGACGCGGAACTGTGCGACGTGTGCAGCGACTCCTCGCGCGACCAGGGGACGATCTGCGTGGTCGAGGAGCCCGGAGACGTGATCGCCATCGAGCGCAGCGGCGAGTACCGGGGGCTCTACCACGTGCTGCACGGGGTCCTGAGCCCGATGAACGGGGTGGGGCCGGACCGGCTGCACATCCGCCCCCTGCTGCCGCGTGTGCAGGAGGGCATGGAGGTCATCCTGGCGACGGGCACGACGGTCGAGGGGGACGCGACCGCGCTGTACCTCCAGCGCCTGCTCGAACCGCTGGGTGCGACCGTGAGCCGCATCGCCTACGGCCTGCCGGTGGGCGGCGCCCTGGAGTACGCCGACGAGGTGACGCTGGGCCGGGCGCTGAGCGGGCGCCAGCGGGTGAGCCAGCCGCCCGCCTTCCCCCCGCGCCGGGACGACGAGCCGGACGGGGCCGCGCCCGTTCCCTCGCCACGTTAG
- a CDS encoding YbaB/EbfC family nucleoid-associated protein — translation MDMKKLMKQMQQAQTAAAKIQENLAAQTVEGTASGLVTVTMNGHGKVTGLKIKPEAVDPGDVEALEDLLLVALQDANAKAEALQQEATRGLGIPGF, via the coding sequence ATGGACATGAAGAAGCTCATGAAGCAGATGCAGCAGGCGCAGACTGCCGCTGCCAAGATTCAGGAGAACCTGGCCGCGCAGACGGTGGAGGGCACCGCGAGCGGGCTCGTCACCGTCACGATGAACGGGCACGGCAAGGTGACGGGGTTGAAGATCAAGCCTGAGGCGGTGGACCCGGGCGACGTGGAGGCCCTCGAAGACCTGCTGCTCGTCGCGCTTCAGGACGCGAACGCGAAGGCCGAGGCCTTGCAGCAGGAGGCGACGCGCGGGCTGGGGATTCCCGGGTTCTGA